One region of Populus trichocarpa isolate Nisqually-1 chromosome 4, P.trichocarpa_v4.1, whole genome shotgun sequence genomic DNA includes:
- the LOC18097874 gene encoding putative proline-rich receptor-like protein kinase PERK6 isoform X1, whose amino-acid sequence MSSPAPEESPLSPPPSSAPPPSLKEPPPPPLESSPPPSTSPPPVEVSPSPPPPPTDSTPPSDQSSPSPPPPENSDSSPPPPSSSKENNSPPPPPTTKDNGSNIWSPPPPPSSSKSRNSPPPPRSLGQSGNSSPNNTPATSSGNGDEANLVPIIAGTVVGVGLLLLLALLVFLCTCRSKKKRSPQYNYYKDHSPAPKAAGGPYYNATPLQQPVSNGHNESKLTEQVVNLPPPPGGGHGAWSPALPPPPPPQVAIMSSSEMSSNYSGSHSSSGLPPSHPSLTLGFTKSSFSYGELAAATAGFSQANLLGQGGFGYVHKGVLPNGKEIAVKSLKTGSGQGDREFQAEVEIISRVHHRHLVSLVGYCIEGGQRLLVYEFVPNSTLEFHLHGKGHPPMGWPTRLKIALGSARGLAYLHEDCHPRIIHRDIKAANILLDYSFEAMVADFGLAKLSSDNYTHVSTRIMGTFGYLAPEYASSGKLTDKSDVFSFGVMLLELITGRRPVDLSGDMDDSLVDWARPFCAKALEDGNYDELVDPALEGNYDLQEMACMVACAGASVSHSAKRRPKMSRIVRALEGEVSLEEGRKAGLIFSSASSSDHDQSSYSTDMRRFRRTALDSNDYVSSEFGHTSEYGLNPSSSSSEEMSQMTKSRTGSQRRSP is encoded by the exons ATGTCTTCCCCCGCGCCTGAAGAATCTCCACTTTCTCCACCACCATCATCTGCACCACCTCCGTCGTTAAAAGAGCCACCGCCACCACCATTGGAGTCATCGCCACCTCCATCCACATCCCCGCCCCCGGTAGAGGTCtctccatcaccaccaccaccgccaaCAGATTCCACACCCCCCTCTGATCAAAGCTCGccctcaccaccaccaccagaaAACTCGGAttcttcaccaccaccaccttcctCTTCTAAGGAAAATAACTCACCACCTCCTCCCCCAACAACAAAAGATAATGGTAGTAATATTTGGTCGCCTCCACCACCTCCATCATCATCCAAGTCTCGCAACTCGCCACCTCCACCACGATCTCTAGGACAATCAGGGAATTCGTCACCGAACAATACCCCTGCAACATCTTCAGGCAATGGGGATGAAGCTAACCTTGTACCAATTATAGCAGGAACCGTGGTTGGAGTAGGGTTATTGTTGTTGCTTGCCCTGCTTGTATTTTTATGTACATGCAGATCGAAAAAGAAGAGATCGCCACAATATAATTACTACAAAGATCACTCCCCTGCACCCAAAG CCGCAGGTGGTCCTTATTACAACGCAACACCTCTTCAACAACCTGTTAGTAATGGGCACAACGAAAGCAAGCTCACAGAGCAAGTTGTAAATCTTCCTCCACCTCCTGGTGGAGGACATGGAGCTTGGTCACCCgcactaccaccaccaccaccacctcaaGTTGCAATTATGTCAAGTAGTGAAATGAGTTCCAATTACTCCGGCTCACACAGTTCGTCAGGATTGCCTCCATCACACCCGTCCTTGACTCTTGGGTTCACCAAGAGCAGCTTCAGCTACGGTGAATTAGCAGCAGCAACTGCAGGATTTTCTCAAGCTAATCTACTAGGCCAGGGAGGTTTTGGTTATGTGCATAAAGGGGTGTTGCCTAATGGCAAGGAAATTGCAGTTAAGAGTCTCAAAACTGGTAGTGGACAAGGAGATCGAGAATTTCAGGCTGAGGTTGAGATTATTAGCCGCGTCCATCATCGCCACCTCGTGTCCCTTGTTGGTTATTGCATTGAAGGAGGTCAGAGATTGTTGGTTTATGAGTTCGTCCCCAATTCCACCCTTGAATTTCACCTTCATG GTAAGGGTCATCCGCCCATGGGCTGGCCTACTAGGCTCAAAATTGCCCTGGGATCGGCCAGAGGACTTGCATACTTGCATGAAGACT GCCACCCACGCATTATCCACAGGGACATTAAAGCAGCAAATATTCTGCTTGACTACAGTTTCGAAGCTATG GTGGCAGATTTTGGTTTGGCTAAGCTATCTTCAGACAACTATACTCATGTATCTACTCGAATAATGGGAACATTCGG GTACTTGGCTCCAGAGTATGCTTCGAGCGGCAAGCTTACCGATAAATCTGATGTTTTCTCCTTCGGTGTCATGCTATTGGAACTAATAACTGGACGTCGCCCTGTGGATCTCTCTGGGGACATGGATGACAGCTTGGTAGACTGG GCTAGACCCTTCTGTGCAAAAGCACTAGAAGATGGAAACTACGATGAGTTGGTTGATCCAGCTTTGGAGGGCAATTACGATCTCCAGGAGATGGCATGCATGGTAGCATGCGCTGGTGCATCGGTTAGTCATTCAGCAAAGAGGAGGCCGAAAATGAGCCGg ATTGTACGAGCACTTGAAGGTGAAGTCTCCTTGGAAGAAGGGAGGAAAGCTGGCCTAATCTTCAGCTCCGCTTCCAGTTCTGATCATGACCAAAGCTCATACAGTACAGATATGCGGAGGTTTAGGAGGACGGCATTAGACAGCAACGACTATGTAAGCAGCGAATTTGGTCACACGAGCGAATATGGGCTGAATCCTTCCTCTTCCAGCAGTGAAGAAATGAGTCAAATGACCAAGAGTCGGACAGGGAGTCAGAGACGTAGCCCTTGA
- the LOC18097874 gene encoding putative proline-rich receptor-like protein kinase PERK6 isoform X2 has protein sequence MSSPAPEESPLSPPPSSAPPPSLKEPPPPPLESSPPPSTSPPPVEVSPSPPPPPTDSTPPSDQSSPSPPPPENSDSSPPPPSSSKENNSPPPPPTTKDNGSNIWSPPPPPSSSKSRNSPPPPRSLGQSGNSSPNNTPATSSGNGDEANLVPIIAGTVVGVGLLLLLALLVFLCTCRSKKKRSPQYNYYKDHSPAPKGGPYYNATPLQQPVSNGHNESKLTEQVVNLPPPPGGGHGAWSPALPPPPPPQVAIMSSSEMSSNYSGSHSSSGLPPSHPSLTLGFTKSSFSYGELAAATAGFSQANLLGQGGFGYVHKGVLPNGKEIAVKSLKTGSGQGDREFQAEVEIISRVHHRHLVSLVGYCIEGGQRLLVYEFVPNSTLEFHLHGKGHPPMGWPTRLKIALGSARGLAYLHEDCHPRIIHRDIKAANILLDYSFEAMVADFGLAKLSSDNYTHVSTRIMGTFGYLAPEYASSGKLTDKSDVFSFGVMLLELITGRRPVDLSGDMDDSLVDWARPFCAKALEDGNYDELVDPALEGNYDLQEMACMVACAGASVSHSAKRRPKMSRIVRALEGEVSLEEGRKAGLIFSSASSSDHDQSSYSTDMRRFRRTALDSNDYVSSEFGHTSEYGLNPSSSSSEEMSQMTKSRTGSQRRSP, from the exons ATGTCTTCCCCCGCGCCTGAAGAATCTCCACTTTCTCCACCACCATCATCTGCACCACCTCCGTCGTTAAAAGAGCCACCGCCACCACCATTGGAGTCATCGCCACCTCCATCCACATCCCCGCCCCCGGTAGAGGTCtctccatcaccaccaccaccgccaaCAGATTCCACACCCCCCTCTGATCAAAGCTCGccctcaccaccaccaccagaaAACTCGGAttcttcaccaccaccaccttcctCTTCTAAGGAAAATAACTCACCACCTCCTCCCCCAACAACAAAAGATAATGGTAGTAATATTTGGTCGCCTCCACCACCTCCATCATCATCCAAGTCTCGCAACTCGCCACCTCCACCACGATCTCTAGGACAATCAGGGAATTCGTCACCGAACAATACCCCTGCAACATCTTCAGGCAATGGGGATGAAGCTAACCTTGTACCAATTATAGCAGGAACCGTGGTTGGAGTAGGGTTATTGTTGTTGCTTGCCCTGCTTGTATTTTTATGTACATGCAGATCGAAAAAGAAGAGATCGCCACAATATAATTACTACAAAGATCACTCCCCTGCACCCAAAG GTGGTCCTTATTACAACGCAACACCTCTTCAACAACCTGTTAGTAATGGGCACAACGAAAGCAAGCTCACAGAGCAAGTTGTAAATCTTCCTCCACCTCCTGGTGGAGGACATGGAGCTTGGTCACCCgcactaccaccaccaccaccacctcaaGTTGCAATTATGTCAAGTAGTGAAATGAGTTCCAATTACTCCGGCTCACACAGTTCGTCAGGATTGCCTCCATCACACCCGTCCTTGACTCTTGGGTTCACCAAGAGCAGCTTCAGCTACGGTGAATTAGCAGCAGCAACTGCAGGATTTTCTCAAGCTAATCTACTAGGCCAGGGAGGTTTTGGTTATGTGCATAAAGGGGTGTTGCCTAATGGCAAGGAAATTGCAGTTAAGAGTCTCAAAACTGGTAGTGGACAAGGAGATCGAGAATTTCAGGCTGAGGTTGAGATTATTAGCCGCGTCCATCATCGCCACCTCGTGTCCCTTGTTGGTTATTGCATTGAAGGAGGTCAGAGATTGTTGGTTTATGAGTTCGTCCCCAATTCCACCCTTGAATTTCACCTTCATG GTAAGGGTCATCCGCCCATGGGCTGGCCTACTAGGCTCAAAATTGCCCTGGGATCGGCCAGAGGACTTGCATACTTGCATGAAGACT GCCACCCACGCATTATCCACAGGGACATTAAAGCAGCAAATATTCTGCTTGACTACAGTTTCGAAGCTATG GTGGCAGATTTTGGTTTGGCTAAGCTATCTTCAGACAACTATACTCATGTATCTACTCGAATAATGGGAACATTCGG GTACTTGGCTCCAGAGTATGCTTCGAGCGGCAAGCTTACCGATAAATCTGATGTTTTCTCCTTCGGTGTCATGCTATTGGAACTAATAACTGGACGTCGCCCTGTGGATCTCTCTGGGGACATGGATGACAGCTTGGTAGACTGG GCTAGACCCTTCTGTGCAAAAGCACTAGAAGATGGAAACTACGATGAGTTGGTTGATCCAGCTTTGGAGGGCAATTACGATCTCCAGGAGATGGCATGCATGGTAGCATGCGCTGGTGCATCGGTTAGTCATTCAGCAAAGAGGAGGCCGAAAATGAGCCGg ATTGTACGAGCACTTGAAGGTGAAGTCTCCTTGGAAGAAGGGAGGAAAGCTGGCCTAATCTTCAGCTCCGCTTCCAGTTCTGATCATGACCAAAGCTCATACAGTACAGATATGCGGAGGTTTAGGAGGACGGCATTAGACAGCAACGACTATGTAAGCAGCGAATTTGGTCACACGAGCGAATATGGGCTGAATCCTTCCTCTTCCAGCAGTGAAGAAATGAGTCAAATGACCAAGAGTCGGACAGGGAGTCAGAGACGTAGCCCTTGA